One genomic window of Struthio camelus isolate bStrCam1 chromosome 1, bStrCam1.hap1, whole genome shotgun sequence includes the following:
- the CHADL gene encoding chondroadherin-like protein, with translation MGLALGLLLLAAALALQGMAADRCPPACVCDNIRTHVLCLNRNLTGIPSTIPQITKKLDLRGNSFKVIPAGAFLNIPYLTHLNLQHCKVESIEEGAFRGLGRLVYLNLAFNSIASIYQQSLDGLSSLQQLILEKNRIEEIQPGAFGQLGFLNFLNLGENALVYLPDMVFQGLQVIKWLRLSHNSLHVLGNEAFAGLPTLRRLSLDHNELQALPSEALSRLSGTTRLDLGHNPITYITEEAIDMASLKHLFLDNAALQVVSHRAFVKSPQLRTLDLRNNQLQGLQPLAGPASVAKISLTRNPLLCSCHLRPFREWVGRARVHVEAVCAGPPALRGQQLESLRPLDMRCGDHPTGAQSSPSPAPPAGQPEEAMKRKCPKGCTCSPDFQHGNCENRNLREIPHGFPSNTQLLDLRRNNFQAVPQGSFPGLKGLVSLHLQSCKITVLQPGALQGLEKLVYLYLSDNNLSALEAAAFDGVPQLAYLYLDHNSFTRVPQGAFRLLPSLFSLHLQHNAIRQLSEGDLAGVEKLRWLYLTGNTINYISPTALSPAKMLEKLHLDENHLGEVPTGSLRGLPTLSELKLSKNPIKSIGDGAFLPVASTLQHLYLDNMGLEWISLGAFAGLGPKIKSLYLENNKMSDIPDMRSFTGLEILNLRDVPFHCDCQLLPLRRWIDKLNLRVGATCGSPAEARGQKVKFSTIFQTCPGWGRGKARGASPDKAKAASKSSKQKRWGNSPARGPKKNKA, from the exons ATGGGGCTTGCCCTGGGCCTCCTCCTGCTCGCAGCCGCACTCGCGCTCCAGGGAATGGCTGCCGACCGCTGCCCTCCAGCCTGTGTGTGCGACAACATCAGGACCCATGTCCTGTGCCTGAACAGGAACCTCACGGGGATACCCAGCACCATCCCACAG ATCACCAAAAAACTGGATCTCCGGGGCAACAGCTTCAAGGTCATCCCTGCAGGAGCTTTCCTCAATATCCCATACCTCACACACTTAAATCTGCAGCACTGCAAGGTGGAGAGCATCGAGGAAGGAGCTTTCCGGGGACTGGGAAGACTGGTCTACCTCAACCTGGCCTTCAACAGTATAGCCTCCATCTACCAGCAGTCTCTGGATGGGCTATCTTCTCtgcagcagctcatcctggagaagaATCGCATCGAGGAGATCCAGCCAGGTGCTTTCGGCCAACTGGGGTTCCTCAACTTCCTCAACCTAGGCGAGAATGCCCTGGTCTACCTCCCAGATATGGTCTTCCAGGGCCTGCAGGTGATCAAGTGGCTCCGCCTGTCCCATAACTCCCTTCACGTCTTGGGCAACGAGGCCTTCGCTGGCTTGCCCACCCTGAGGAGGCTGAGCCTGGATCACAATGAACTGCAGGCGCTGCCCAGTGAAGCTCTGTCAAGGCTGTCTGGGACGACACGGCTCGATCTGGGCCACAACCCCATCACCTACATCACTGAGGAGGCCATCGACATGGCTTCATTGAAGCACCTCTTCTTGGACAATGCAGCCCTCCAGGTCGTTTCGCACAGAGCCTTTGTGAAGAGCCCCCAGCTGCGCACACTGGACCTCCGCAACAACCAGTTGCAGGGGCTCCAGCCGCTGGCTGGACCAGCCAGTGTGGCAAAAATCAGCTTGACTAGgaaccccctgctctgctcctgccaccTGCGCCCCTTTCGGGAGTGGGTGGGGAGGGCGCGGGTGCACGTGGAGGCAGTGTGTGCTGGCCCCCCTGCTCTCCGCGGACAGCAGCTGGAGTCGCTCAGGCCCCTCGATATGAGGTGTGGAGACCACCCGACAGGGGCTCAGTCatcccccagccccgctcctcccGCTGGGCAGCCGGAGGAGGCCATGAAGAGAAAGTGCCCAAAGGGCTGCACCTGCTCCCCGGATTTCCAACATGGCAACTGCGAGAACAGAAACCTCCGGGAGATCCCTCATGGCTTTCCCAGCAACACTCAGCTCCTTGACCTGCGCCGAAACAACTTCCAGGCCGTGCCCCAGGGCTCCTTCCCTGGTTTGAAGGGCCTGGTCTCGctccacctgcagagctgcaaaatCACTGTGCTGCAGCCCGGTGCACTCCAGGGCCTGGAGAAGTTGGTCTACCTCTATCTGTCTGACAACAACCTCTCTGCCTTGGAGGCCGCTGCCTTTGATGGTGTCCCACAGCTTGCCTACCTGTACTTGGACCACAATAGCTTCACCCGGGTTCCCCAGGGTGCCTTCAGGCTCCTCCCCAGCCTCTTctccctccacctgcagcacaACGCCATCAGGCAGCTGTCCGAGGGCGACCTGGCAGGGGTGGAGAAGTTGCGCTGGCTCTATCTGACAGGCAACACCATCAATTACATATCCCCCACAGCCCTGAGTCCCGCCAAGATGTTAGAGAAGCTGCACCTGGATGAAAATCACCTGGGAGAAGTGCCCACAGGGTCTCTCCGGGGCCTGCCCACCCTCAGCGAGCTGAAGCTGTCCAAGAACCCCATCAAGTCCATAGGGGACGGTGCCTTCCTGCCAGTggccagcaccctgcagcacctCTACCTGGACAACATGGGCCTGGAGTGG ATTTCCTTGGGTGCTTTTGCTGGCCTCGGGCCCAAGATCAAAAGTCTCTACTTGGAGAACAACAAAATGAGCGATATCCCCGACATGCGCAGCTTCACGGGCCTGGAAATCCTCAATCTGCGAGACGTCCCTTTCCACTGTGACTGCCAGCTTCTTCCCCTGCGCAG GTGGATTGACAAACTCAACCTCCGCGTGGGAGCCACCTGTGGGTCCCCTGCTGAAGCTCGGGGCCAGAAGGTGAAGTTTTCCACCATCTTCCAAACCTGCcctggctggggccggggcaaGGCCAGAGGAGCCAGTCCTGACAAGGCCAAGGCTGCGAGCAAGTCCAGCAAGCAAAAGAGATGGGGAAACTCACCAGCCAGAGGCCCCAAGAAGAACAAAGCTTAG